A single Vanacampus margaritifer isolate UIUO_Vmar chromosome 14, RoL_Vmar_1.0, whole genome shotgun sequence DNA region contains:
- the LOC144064112 gene encoding histone H3-like, translated as MARTKQTARKSTGGKAPRKQLATKAARKSAPATGGVKKPHRYRPGTVALREIRRYQKSTELLIRKLPFQRLVREIAQDFKTDLRFQSSAVMALQESSEAYLVGLFEDTNLCAIHAKRVTIMPKDIQLARRIRGERA; from the coding sequence ATGGCAAGAACGAAGCAGACAGCTCGTAAATCCACCGGCGGCAAAGCCCCCAGGAAGCAGCTGGCCACCAAGGCCGCCCGTAAGAGCGCCCCGGCCACCGGCGGCGTCAAGAAGCCTCACCGCTACAGGCCCGGTACCGTGGCCCTCCGCGAGATCCGTCGCTACCAGAAGTCCACCGAGCTGCTCATCCGCAAGCTGCCCTTCCAGCGTCTGGTGAGGGAAATCGCTCAGGATTTCAAGACCGACCTTCGCTTCCAGAGCTCGGCGGTCATGGCGCTGCAGGAGTCCAGCGAGGCTTACTTGGTCGGCCTGTTTGAGGACACCAACTTGTGCGCCATCCACGCCAAGAGGGTCACCATCATGCCCAAAGACATCCAACTGGCCCGTCGTATCCGCGGGGAGAGGGcataa
- the LOC144064113 gene encoding histone H2B-like — MPEPAKSAPKKGSKKAVTKSAGKPGKRRRKGRKESYAIYVYKVLKQVHPDTGISSKAMSIMNSFVNDIFERIASEASRLAHYNKRSTISSREIQTAVRLLLPGELAKHAVSEGTKAVTKYTSSK; from the coding sequence ATGCCTGAACCAGCCAAGTCAGCGCCCAAGAAGGGCTCAAAGAAAGCCGTCACCAAGTCCGCCGGCAAACCCGGCAAGAGGAGAAGGAAGGGAAGGAAGGAGAGCTACGCTATCTACGTGTACAAGGTGCTGAAGCAGGTCCACCCCGACACCGGCATCTCTTCAAAGGCGATGAGCATCATGAACTCGTTCGTCAACGACATCTTCGAGCGTATCGCTTCCGAGGCTTCGCGCCTGGCTCACTACAACAAGCGCTCCACCATCTCCTCCAGAGAAATCCAGACCGCTGTGCGTCTGTTGCTCCCTGGAGAGTTAGCCAAGCACGCCGTGTCCGAAGGGACCAAGGCCGTCACCAAGTACACTAGCTCCAAGTGA